Proteins from a genomic interval of Capsicum annuum cultivar UCD-10X-F1 chromosome 4, UCD10Xv1.1, whole genome shotgun sequence:
- the LOC107867633 gene encoding sterol 3-beta-glucosyltransferase UGT80B1: protein MNSNGPNGTAKTLQVLEDRVETTSQLGSSLDWTSDVGSSVQSDRKSLDKELTGALDQSTSPLEVPNNADERCDASFSDELDGWRTSSSSLVDIRSSDEHSDECLTPELKHQRTHPLQPSLVLESPESNYRSSSAPPRARKGLEHSITAPVTTHRSLFLEGEGMAFSRSLTQRRDSPRRNLILDRLSEREKQKLIVEMVRIQRDGTVEVDLTKSTPVASELLELRSVEEPIPTVDRIITDFNKSVPKLKILVLVVGTRGDVQPFLAMVKRLQAFGHRLRLATHSNFRDFVKSAGIDFYPLGGDPRILAGYMARNKGLIPSGPGELSVQRKQIKAIIESLLPACTEPDTETGEPFRAQAIIANPPAYGHAHVAEALGVPLHIFFTMPWTPTKEFPHPLARVPQTAAYWLSYIVVDLLIWWGIRSYINEFRKKKLNLPPIAYFSTYHGSISHFPTGYIWSPHVVPKPKDWGPLVDVVGYCFLNDGSNYQPPEEFIKWIQNGSKPVYIGFGSMPLDDSKKTTEIILEALKNTGQRGILNQGWGDLGTFQEIPENVFLLAECPHDWLFPQCSAVVHHGGAGTTAAGLRAGCPTAIVPFFGDQFFWGDRIYQKGLGPAPIPISQLSVEGLSDAITFMLQPDVKSRVMELAVLLENEDGVAGAVDAFHRHLPSEIPLPTPPPEENDGPNPLQWLFTRIGKICCLPCGS from the exons ATGAATAGTAATGGGCCTAATGGCACTGCTAAAACCTTGCAAGTGTTAGAAGACAGGGTTGAAACTACTAGCCAGTTGGGGAGCAGTTTGGACTGGACAAGTGATGTTGGTTCATCGGTTCAGTCGGACAGAAAGTCCCTTGATAAAGAGTTGACCGGGGCATTGGATCAGAGCACAAGTCCTTTAGAAGTACCTAATAATGCTGATGAACGGTGTGATGCTTCTTTTTCCGATGAATTAGATGGCTGGAGGACAAGTTCTTCATCACTTGTGGACATTAGGTCTTCTGATGAGCATTCTGATGAGTGTTTGACTCCAGAACTGAAACATCAGAGAACACATCCGCTTCAGCCTTCTTTAGTTTTGGAGAGTCCTGAGTCAAATTATCGGAGTTCTAGTGCTCCACCTCGCGCTCGGAAAG GTTTGGAGCACAGCATTACTGCACCTGTGACTACTCACAGAAGTCTTTTCCTTGAAGGCGAGGGTATGGCTTTTTCAAGATCTTTGACTCAGAGGAGGGATAGTCCAAGGCGTAATCTAATATTGGATAGACTTTCTGAACGTGAAAAG CAAAAGCTCATTGTGGAGATGGTAAGGATTCAAAGGGATGGAACTGTGGAGGTTGACCTTACTAAGAGTACACCTGTAGCTTCTGAATTGTTGGAGCTGCGATCTGTTGAAGAACCCATTCCTACTGTAGACAGGATTATCACAGATTTTAATAAGTCAGTTCCAAAGTTGAAAATTTTGGTGCTTGTTGTTGGAACTAGGGGAGATGTTCAAccatttttggctatggtcaagaGACTTCAG GCATTTGGTCATCGTCTCAGGCTAGCAACTCATTCTAACTTCCGCGATTTTGTCAAATCAGCGGGCATAGACTTCTACCCATTGGGTGGTGATCCTCGGATATTGGCAGGAT ATATGGCCAGGAACAAAGGTCTCATTCCTTCTGGACCAGGAGAGTTGTCTGTACAACGAAAGCAGATAAAGGCTATAATTGAATCCCTTCTCCCGGCTTGCACTGAGCCAGATACTGAAACTGGTGAACCTTTCAGAGCACAAGCCATTATTGCAAATCCTCCTGCATATG GACATGCACACGTTGCTGAAGCCCTTGGGGTACCCCTTCACATCTTCTTCACAATGCCCTGGAC GCCAACTAAAGAATTTCCTCACCCATTGGCTCGTGTACCTCAAACTGCTGCATATTGG CTTTCCTACATAGTTGTGGATTTACTTATCTGGTGGGGCATAAGAAGTTACATCAACGAGTTTAGGAAAAAGAAGCTAAACCTTCCTCCTATCGCCTACTTCAGCACGTACCACGGATCAATTTCTCACTTCCCAACTGGCTACATCTGGAGTCCACATGTTGTTCCAAAGCCTAAAG ATTGGGGCCCTTTGGTTGATGTTGTTGGCTATTGTTTCTTAAACGATGGGAGTAACTACCAACCTCCTGAAGAATTTATCAAGTGGATCCAAAATGGGTCTAAACCTGTATATATTGGGTTTGGGAGCATG CCTCTTGATGATTCCAAGAAAACCACAGAGATAATTTTGGAGGCACTGAAGAATACCGGACAGAGGGGAATTCTTAACCAAGGTTGGGGAGATCTTGGTACTT TTCAAGAGAttccagaaaatgttttccttctcgCGGAGTGCCCTCATGATTGGCTTTTTCCTCAATGCTCAGCTGTG GTTCATCATGGTGGCGCTGGAACCACAGCTGCAGGACTACGTGCTGGG TGTCCAACAGCTATAGTACCATTCTTCGGTGATCAATTCTTTTGGGGTGATAGAATTTATCAAAAGGGACTGGGACCTGCTCCGATTCCTATTTCACAGCTTAGTGTGGAAGGACTCTCCGATGCTATAACATTTATGCTCCAGCCTGAT GTGAAATCCCGAGTAATGGAACTAGCTGTATTATTAGAAAACGAAGACGGTGTTGCAGGTGCAGTTGATGCATTCCATCGGCATTTGCCTTCAGAAATACCACTGCCAACCCCGCCTCCTGAGGAAAACGATGGTCCAAATCCGTTACAGTGGCTTTTTACAAGGATTGGAAAAATCTGTTGCCTGCCTTGTGGTTCTTAG